Proteins encoded together in one Astatotilapia calliptera chromosome 7, fAstCal1.2, whole genome shotgun sequence window:
- the LOC113027194 gene encoding nuclear receptor coactivator 5 isoform X2 has product MSSWVKSPAGGRRPSGNPNGSYEELEQIQNYSGSVKYEGYKHQPNAKPEGGTPADRRKTLYQKFYRQVQEERKPADCVVLSVTKQCLDYPKSLSQCLQERGLSVEMLYLQAESGLTRALQDVRAEGSPLCILVEQTNVALSSCTVIIFSESLKIHRNMPKDQAMDFVLAEYNRGLAKERPPRDPADIAAEASQLLDDFLDREKIARHTVPSETRQLLVLLGEGVHLYPEELETISEYVRSRQDHVQASNSEGEKGIMLPPGLGKPPPLLPTPSGPPQPQPASLTGGPMGDHASPSPVPLLPSPVAHPKTKPPPLLSLHRLPGPSLGGPIVRGPLSSHIPYGGPGVPRGPLLHPPPVFHPGPRGPTRGAPPTLKSARPPLLSSPGAPLLRQSVPRH; this is encoded by the exons ATGTCGTCTTGGGTGAAATCACCTGCGGGTGGTCGGCGGCCATCCGGTAACCCTAACGGAAG ttatgaaGAGCTAGAGCAAATCCAAAACTACAGTGGAAGTGTGAAGTACGAGGGCTACAAGCATCAGCCAAATG CCAAACCAGAGGGTGGCACTCCAGCAGACAGACGTAAAACGCTGTATCAGAAGTTCTACAGACAGGTGCAGGAGGAGAGGAAGCCAGCCGACTGCGTGGTTCTCTCTGTTACCAAACAGTGCCT GGATTACCCCAAATCGCTAAGCCAGTGCTTGCAGGAGCGTGGCCTGTCAGTGGAAATGCTCTACCTTCAAGCGGAATCGGGCCTGACCCGGGCCCTACAGGATGTCCGAGCAGAAGGCTCCCCCTTATGTATTCTGGTGGAGCAGACAAACGTAGCTCTGTCCTCCTGCACTGTTATCATATTCTCAGAATCCCTCAAAA TCCATCGAAACATGCCCAAAGACCAGGCCATGGACTTTGTTCTAGCAGAGTACAACCGTGGACTGGCTAAAGAGCGACCCCCGAGGGACCCAGCAGACATTGCAGCCGAGGCGTCGCAGCTGCTCGATGACTTTCTGGATCGAGAAAAGATCGCGCGCCACACCGTTCCCTCTGAAACACGTCAGCTCCTCGTACTGTTAGGCGAGGGTGTCCATCTGTACCCCGAGGAGTTGGAAACCATCTCGGAGTACGTGCGCTCTCGGCAGGACCACGTACAAG CTTCCAACAGTGAGGGTGAGAAAGGGATCATGTTACCTCCAGGGTTGGGGAAACCACCTCCTCTGCTTCCGACTCCATCTGGGCCACCACAGCCTCAGCCTGCATCTTTAACAGGGGGGCCCATGGGAGACCACGCCTCACCTTCACCTGTACCCCTCTTGCCTTCACCAG ttgctCATCCCAAAACCAAACCTCCTCCGCTGCTCTCCTTGCATCGCCTTCCTGGTCCGTCGTTAGGGGGCCCAATTGTCCGAGGTCCCCTGTCGTCACACATCCCTTACGGCGGTCCCGGTGTGCCTCGTGGGCCCCTGCTCCACCCTCCTCCTGTGTTCCACCCAGGCCCCAGAGGTCCCACTAGAGGAGCCCCTCCCACTCTAAAGAGTGCTCGCCCTCCACTTCTGTCGTCTCCAG GTGCTCCTCTTCTTCGTCAGAGTGTCCCCCGGCATTAG
- the LOC113027194 gene encoding nuclear receptor coactivator 5 isoform X1, translating to MSSWVKSPAGGRRPSGNPNGSAPQPRVFRRAAPYPTREERTEELKDALDSYEELEQIQNYSGSVKYEGYKHQPNAKPEGGTPADRRKTLYQKFYRQVQEERKPADCVVLSVTKQCLDYPKSLSQCLQERGLSVEMLYLQAESGLTRALQDVRAEGSPLCILVEQTNVALSSCTVIIFSESLKIHRNMPKDQAMDFVLAEYNRGLAKERPPRDPADIAAEASQLLDDFLDREKIARHTVPSETRQLLVLLGEGVHLYPEELETISEYVRSRQDHVQASNSEGEKGIMLPPGLGKPPPLLPTPSGPPQPQPASLTGGPMGDHASPSPVPLLPSPVAHPKTKPPPLLSLHRLPGPSLGGPIVRGPLSSHIPYGGPGVPRGPLLHPPPVFHPGPRGPTRGAPPTLKSARPPLLSSPGAPLLRQSVPRH from the exons ATGTCGTCTTGGGTGAAATCACCTGCGGGTGGTCGGCGGCCATCCGGTAACCCTAACGGAAG TGCTCCACAGCCGCGTGTGTTTCGGAGGGCAGCTCCATACCcaaccagagaggagaggaccgAAGAGCTCAAGGATGCCCTGGACAG ttatgaaGAGCTAGAGCAAATCCAAAACTACAGTGGAAGTGTGAAGTACGAGGGCTACAAGCATCAGCCAAATG CCAAACCAGAGGGTGGCACTCCAGCAGACAGACGTAAAACGCTGTATCAGAAGTTCTACAGACAGGTGCAGGAGGAGAGGAAGCCAGCCGACTGCGTGGTTCTCTCTGTTACCAAACAGTGCCT GGATTACCCCAAATCGCTAAGCCAGTGCTTGCAGGAGCGTGGCCTGTCAGTGGAAATGCTCTACCTTCAAGCGGAATCGGGCCTGACCCGGGCCCTACAGGATGTCCGAGCAGAAGGCTCCCCCTTATGTATTCTGGTGGAGCAGACAAACGTAGCTCTGTCCTCCTGCACTGTTATCATATTCTCAGAATCCCTCAAAA TCCATCGAAACATGCCCAAAGACCAGGCCATGGACTTTGTTCTAGCAGAGTACAACCGTGGACTGGCTAAAGAGCGACCCCCGAGGGACCCAGCAGACATTGCAGCCGAGGCGTCGCAGCTGCTCGATGACTTTCTGGATCGAGAAAAGATCGCGCGCCACACCGTTCCCTCTGAAACACGTCAGCTCCTCGTACTGTTAGGCGAGGGTGTCCATCTGTACCCCGAGGAGTTGGAAACCATCTCGGAGTACGTGCGCTCTCGGCAGGACCACGTACAAG CTTCCAACAGTGAGGGTGAGAAAGGGATCATGTTACCTCCAGGGTTGGGGAAACCACCTCCTCTGCTTCCGACTCCATCTGGGCCACCACAGCCTCAGCCTGCATCTTTAACAGGGGGGCCCATGGGAGACCACGCCTCACCTTCACCTGTACCCCTCTTGCCTTCACCAG ttgctCATCCCAAAACCAAACCTCCTCCGCTGCTCTCCTTGCATCGCCTTCCTGGTCCGTCGTTAGGGGGCCCAATTGTCCGAGGTCCCCTGTCGTCACACATCCCTTACGGCGGTCCCGGTGTGCCTCGTGGGCCCCTGCTCCACCCTCCTCCTGTGTTCCACCCAGGCCCCAGAGGTCCCACTAGAGGAGCCCCTCCCACTCTAAAGAGTGCTCGCCCTCCACTTCTGTCGTCTCCAG GTGCTCCTCTTCTTCGTCAGAGTGTCCCCCGGCATTAG